From Salinirubellus salinus, the proteins below share one genomic window:
- a CDS encoding DUF7509 family protein — protein sequence MTVEVTRELIVERLGSVTYDRFLFYLMGPYKSFNLNYVLSEEERREFEVEDLPGPLRRLFQNKEDIDAAQALLRRVQGELRANPGMNAFLALDVDIDTDDVDAVTQSIEYARCSNATAFVLPFLGHNFGVGEEAGSILENLADTHGERLVFIHEDDVTSAMIRSASIRWDLRVETYDTEDELVAKLRRFAGGIMHRERRGGLSRLE from the coding sequence ATGACTGTCGAGGTCACGCGAGAGCTGATCGTCGAGCGGCTCGGGAGTGTCACGTACGACCGCTTTCTGTTCTACCTGATGGGCCCCTACAAGTCATTCAACCTCAACTACGTCCTCAGCGAGGAGGAACGGCGTGAGTTCGAGGTGGAGGATCTACCTGGACCCCTCCGCCGACTCTTCCAGAACAAGGAGGATATCGATGCTGCGCAAGCGCTCTTGCGACGCGTCCAAGGAGAACTCCGAGCCAACCCGGGGATGAACGCATTTCTCGCGCTCGACGTCGACATCGACACGGACGACGTAGACGCAGTGACACAGAGCATCGAGTACGCACGGTGTAGCAACGCGACGGCGTTCGTCCTCCCGTTTCTCGGCCACAACTTCGGCGTCGGCGAAGAGGCTGGTAGCATTCTGGAGAACCTCGCGGACACGCACGGTGAACGGCTGGTCTTCATCCACGAGGACGACGTGACGAGTGCGATGATTCGGTCGGCGTCGATTCGGTGGGACCTTCGCGTCGAGACCTACGATACCGAGGACGAACTCGTGGCCAAACTACGCCGATTCGCCGGCGGGATCATGCACCGCGAACGGCGTGGGGGACTCAGTCGCTTGGAGTAA
- a CDS encoding helix-turn-helix transcriptional regulator, translated as MSTDFGAAGEIESRELVHFVTQQTRFTLVNNILQHPDQLPSMYELEALNPSVSDATVYKHIQKLIDAGIVREVALEDDQRRQGYPWKFYGLTDDGREFLEEHNLLAAEETLQQIYETISDKPEKMVKYENAPRPTDS; from the coding sequence ATGAGTACCGATTTTGGGGCTGCGGGGGAGATCGAGTCCCGCGAACTCGTCCACTTCGTCACCCAGCAGACACGCTTCACACTCGTCAACAACATCCTCCAGCACCCCGACCAGCTCCCCTCGATGTACGAACTCGAGGCGCTCAACCCCAGCGTGAGCGACGCGACCGTCTACAAGCACATCCAGAAGCTCATCGATGCCGGCATCGTCAGAGAGGTCGCCCTTGAGGACGACCAGCGCAGGCAGGGCTACCCCTGGAAGTTCTACGGTCTCACCGATGACGGCCGCGAGTTCCTCGAGGAACACAACCTGCTTGCAGCCGAGGAAACCCTCCAGCAGATCTACGAGACCATTTCTGATAAGCCCGAGAAGATGGTCAAGTACGAGAACGCACCCCGCCCCACCGACAGCTAA